The following are from one region of the Cherax quadricarinatus isolate ZL_2023a chromosome 2, ASM3850222v1, whole genome shotgun sequence genome:
- the LOC138853131 gene encoding uncharacterized protein yields MLLHLGIKRFACKYCNKKFHQKVNLARHERSHMPRGAVKCQYCGTQCLSTDDLKAHLLSHTLLQPDLSPDVKQQDDPTDFATEKEAFHGENLHRYQKEEPNPNDVDPNLDPECGTEPKLEIIAKTNIEADNESITSQDSVMHPEHSIVKERMEARLNVESETRRIASDKCVQSDSASVSGINSHSTVFMPHKISNICLPSNQSLTGNCLAPNQSETIPLGSAQDICSSDLYPVENNSLNSEVCKLPSNVLLRPAPVSCVGGATHVYNLKANENCNANVVRCPDEQFPQSHRELVNDDAGKDLTLGSCSALVEQVCLYESTSTNVSMTTATTQTLECHGLSNEQIVESVVLMADPPATDC; encoded by the coding sequence AAATTTCATCAGAAAGTAAATTTAGCCCGACATGAACGCAGTCACATGCCCAGAGGTGCTGTAAAGTGCCAGTATTGTGGCACCCAATGCCTTTCAACTGATGACCTGAAAGCCCACctgctgtctcacacactgttACAACCTGACCTCTCACCTGATGTCAAACAGCAAGATGATCCTACTGATTTTGCTACAGAGAAAGAAGCATTCCATGGTGAAAATTTGCATAGATATCAGAAAGAGGAACCAAACCCTAATGATGTAGATCCAAATCTTGACCCTGAATGTGGGACAGAGCCAAAACTGGAAATCATAGCTAAAACCAACATAGAGGCAGATAATGAGTCCATTACCAGCCAGGATAGTGTAATGCATCCAGAGCATAGTATAGTAAAAGAAAGAATGGAGGCAAGACTTAATGTAGAGTCTGAAACTCGCAGAATTGCTTCTGATAAATGCGTACAATCAGATTCTGCGTCAGTTTCAGGAATTAACAGTCATTCTACGGTTTTCATGCCTCACAAGATATCAAATATTTGTCTTCCTTCTAATCAGTCTCTGACTGGTAATTGTCTAGCACCCAATCAATCTGAAACTATACCATTAGGATCTGCACAAGATATCTGTAGTTCTGACCTTTATCCAGTTGAAAATAACTCATTAAATTCTGAAGTGTGCAAATTACCATCAAATGTACTACTTCGGCCTGCTCCAGTGTCATGTGTTGGCGGTGCAACACATGTTTACAATTTAAAAGCTAATGAAAATTGCAATGCAAACGTGGTAAGATGCCCTGATGAGCAGTTTCCTCAAAGTCATCGTGAGCTTGTGAATGATGATGCTGGTAAAGATTTGACCCTTGGTTCTTGTTCAGCATTGGTTGAACAAGTATGTTTGTATGAATCTACCTCTACTAATGTCTCAATGACTACAGCCACAACACAAACGCTTGAATGTCATGGTCTTAGTAATGAACAAATTGTTGAGAGTGTTGTCCTCATGGCAGATCCACCTGCTACTGATTGCTAA